A genome region from Desulforapulum autotrophicum HRM2 includes the following:
- a CDS encoding GIY-YIG nuclease family protein, which translates to MAFGRKVTIYLADGAPSGIRHVEIANWSGQAIACPRSRLNELKDWSEAQRPGVYFLLEKQTAETGDRAYIGESENVVKRLSQQDKNQDFWNEVIIFTSKDENLTKGHIKYLESRLTAISIEADRYKIENGNTPTESLLPRADKDSMEEYIHNLRIIMGTLGHRVLEPIKVVESLQNEVPSKPKLSRFIFNFSIRDLNATGQQTDDGFVLFKGSDISGKTSKSMPGKTLSIREKWIADGTLVPNGENFKLTKDSILSSSSYAAVLVAGTSRSGPQSWIDENGRSLKAVEEILLAET; encoded by the coding sequence ATGGCATTCGGTAGAAAAGTGACAATTTACCTTGCGGATGGGGCACCATCAGGAATCCGCCATGTTGAAATTGCAAATTGGTCTGGTCAAGCTATAGCATGCCCACGCAGCCGTTTAAATGAGCTTAAAGATTGGTCTGAAGCTCAACGGCCAGGCGTATATTTTTTACTTGAGAAACAAACTGCTGAAACAGGTGATCGAGCGTATATAGGTGAATCTGAAAATGTCGTCAAACGTCTAAGTCAACAAGATAAAAATCAAGATTTTTGGAATGAAGTTATCATTTTTACGAGTAAAGATGAAAATTTAACAAAGGGTCATATAAAGTACCTTGAATCTCGACTTACAGCTATAAGTATTGAGGCGGATAGATATAAAATTGAAAACGGGAATACGCCAACAGAGTCTTTGCTTCCACGTGCCGACAAAGACTCAATGGAAGAGTATATTCATAATTTAAGAATAATCATGGGGACGCTCGGTCATAGAGTTCTTGAACCGATAAAAGTTGTTGAATCTCTACAGAATGAAGTTCCGTCAAAACCAAAACTATCAAGATTCATTTTTAATTTTTCTATTCGTGATTTAAACGCTACAGGTCAACAAACTGATGATGGCTTCGTTCTTTTTAAAGGCTCTGATATTTCAGGTAAAACCAGCAAGAGTATGCCCGGAAAAACTTTGTCAATTCGTGAAAAATGGATAGCAGATGGAACGTTGGTCCCAAATGGAGAGAATTTTAAGCTCACAAAGGACAGTATTTTGAGTTCATCTTCATATGCAGCAGTCTTGGTTGCCGGAACTAGCAGGTCAGGGCCTCAAAGCTGGATAGATGAAAACGGACGATCACTTAAGGCAGTTGAAGAAATTTTACTTGCGGAAACATAA